ACCAGCATGGTGCTCAGCGCGCCTGTAATATTTACCGCAGGCCCGAAGAAATTGTTTAGCCTTATAGCCTTCATCCACGTTTTGACTATATCGCCGTTTAACTGGTTAAAATCAGCCTCGCTGGCCTGCTCCTGGGCAAAAGCCTGGGTCACTTTCATCCCCTGGATGCTCTCATTGAGGTAGGCGTTCATGTTTGAAGATTTCTGCCGTACGTCAAACCACCTTTTCCTAATGCGCCTTTTTAGCACGGTTATCACCACGAATAAAAAAGGCAACACCGCAAAGGTGATCAATGACAGTCTCACGTTCATACTCAGCATTATAACTATGATGCCCACCAGTGTGACCAGGTCGCTTAATACGTTGACAAAGCCGTTGGTTATGAGGTCCGCAGGGGCGTTGATGTCGTTTATTATCCTCATCATTATCTTACCCGCAGGTCTGCTATCAAAAAACCTGAAAGAAAGTCCCTGCACGTGTTCAAACAGCCGTTGCCTCATATTGAATATTATCTCCTGTCCGGTTTTAGAGAGGATAAAGGTCTTGGTCCTATTTAAATACATTATCGCAAAGGTTATAGCCACATACAAAATCGATATGCGCCCCAACCCTATTAGGTCTTTTTTAGCTATATAATCGTCTATTGCGATTTTCAAAATGTAAGGCCCTGCAAGGCTGCCCACCGTGACAAACAGCACCATTATGGTGGCCAGCAGGATTTCTCTTTTATACGGAAACGCAAATTTCACCAAACGCTTAAACTGCTCTGCATTAAATGGCTTCTCCAGTTCTTCATCTTGGTCATACCTATTTACAACCATCAGGCGATCACCTCTTTTACCATCTTCTCTATCATCTCATCGGTAAACATGGCTTTAAACTGCTCTTTAAAGTTACGGTAATATCGCCCTTTAAGCTTCATGAGCTCCTTATGGGTACCTCTTTCTACTATACTGCCGTTTTCCAGCACGATGATCTCGTCGGCATCCTTTACCGATGAAATCCTGTGGGCTATTATTATAGTGGTTCGCCCTTTAGCCAGCTCGCTCAAATTTCGCTGTATCTCGGCTTCGGTCTCCATGTCCACGCTGGCCGTGGCGTCGTCCAGTATGAGAATGGGCGGATTTTTGAGAATGGCCCGGGCTATCGCTATTCTCTGCTTCTGCCCTCCTGACAAGCCCACACCCCTTTCGCCCACCACCGTATCGTACCCTTCAGGCATCTCCATTATAAAATCGTGGGCTTGAGCAGCTTTAGCCGCAGCGATTATTTCATCCATAGTGGCATCAGGTTTGCCAAAGGCTATGTTATTTTTAATGGTATCTGAGAACAAAAACGTCTCCTGCATAACTATGCCTATACTTCTCCTCAACGCCTTGAGGTCCAGATCCCTGACATCGTACCCGTCAACCAGTACCCTACCCTTGGTCACATCGTAATACCTGCCGATGAGATTGACAATAGAGGTCTTGCCCGATCCAGTAGCCCCCATGATGGCTACCTTTTTTCCTGCCGGGATATCTATATTGACGTTTTTTAATACCATTTCCTCGTCGTACTTTAAAGAGACGTTTTCAAATACGATGTTTCCCGTTATCTTATGGGGTATTACAGGGTGTTCAGGATTTTTTATCTGCGGCCTGGTGTTTAAAAGGTTAAATATCCTTTCGCCAGAAGCGTTGGCCTGTTCGTACATATTCAGGATGTTAGGCAACGCCCTAAGAGGCCATATCATAGACCAGAGGTAGCCGTTAAACTGTATAAGGGAGCCCAACGACAGCTGGCCTTTGACCACAAGGTAACCTCCAAACCATATGAGCATCACAAAACTCATATCGCCAATAAACCACATGACAGGTGAATACCTGCCCGATATAAACCCTATATCTATGCCCCTGTTCATGTTGTTTATATTTTCCCTTTTAAACTTCTGGATCTCCATGGGCTCTTGAGCAAACGCTTTAACCACCTTTATACCCGTTATGTTTTCCTGTAATGTGGTATTTAAGACGGCATATTGCTTTCTCAGCTCGTCAAAAGCAGACCTTATTTTTTTGTCAAATCTCATGGATAGAGTCACTAAAAAAGGCGATAATATAAGGGTAAGCAGTGTGAGTTTCCAATTGATGGTGAAGAGCATTACAAGGTAAGCTACAAACGTGGTGGTGCTATTAAAAAACTGCAAAAAGCCACCAGGCAAAAACACCCTTACTCCTTCCAGGTCGCCTGTAAGCCTTGACATGAGCTCACCGGTTCTCGCCTTGTCGTAAAAGCTAAAGGACACCTCCTGGAGGTGATTAAACATTTTATGCCTTATATCAGCTATGGTCCTCTGAGATGTGTATTCCACTAGATAAGAGTAAAGGTATCCAAATGCGGATGTCACAATGCTAACTGCTAGCATCCCCATTAAAAGATATACCAGCAGTCCTTTTTGCTTTTCCAGCAACACCTTATTGACCAACAGCTTCTGCAGATATGGGTTGATCATACCCAGTCCTATGTTTGCAAACATAAACACGCCGGCTAGATAAAAATACCTTCGATATGGCCTTGCAAACTCAAAGAGGCCTTTGAGGATATCCATAAAAACACACCTTTCATAAATTTTATTTGCCGGTTGCCAATTACCTCTATGATTATACCATCATTCCCATATGTTTCAATCCTCATAATCCATCATATTCCCTCATTATCCTTCAAAATCAAAAAAATACTCTGCTTTTCTTCCCCTGCTTACTATTTAGTAAAATTTTTTGCACCATCTGGATTTTTCCCGACTTTTCCTTTCATAAATATAGCTCCGATTTCCAAAAACATCGGAGCTAAAAGCGCTATTTTAATCGCATAATTTCTTTTGCAGCCATTTCCCTTAAAATGTACTTTTGCACCTTGCCGCTAGCTGTAACGGGAAATTTATCCAAAAACCGTACATATTTTGGCACCTTAAACCTGGCAAGTCCAGCTTTAGCGTATTCTATCACGTCTTGTTCCGTAAGCCGACGGCCTTCTTTTGGTATCACGTATGCCATTATCTCTTCTCCGTACTTGTGATCCGGTACCCCTACCACCTGCACATCTTTAATATCAGGGTGATGATAAAGGTAATCCTCTATCTCCCTAGGGGATATGTTCTCTCCACCTCTTATTATCATATCCTTGAGCCTTCCTGTTATAGTAAGGTACCCCCTGTGATCCATCACACCGATATCCCCTGTATGAAGCCATCCGTCAGGCTCTATGGCTTTAGAGGTCTCCTCTGGCATCTTGTAGTATCCTTTCATGACGTTATAGCCTCTCGCCATTACCTCGCCCTGTACTCCTGGCGGCACCTCTTTACCTGTTGCAGGATCTACTATTTTTACCTCTACTCCAGGCAGCGCATACCCTACCGTCGTCACCCTATCCTCCACCGTGTCGTATACGCTGGTCTGGGTAATGCCGGGTGAGGCCTCTGTAAGGCCGTACACGCTGGTTATTTCCTTCATGTTCATTCTGTCCACCACCGCTCTCATGACCTTTATTGGGCACACAGAACCGGCCATTATACCTGTCCGCAAGCTGCTAAAGTCGTACGTATTAAAATCCGGGTGTTCCAGCATGGTTATAAACATGGTGGGAACGCCGTGTACTGCTGTGCACTTTTCCCTTTGTATAGCATCCATCACCCTTATGGGGTTAAAATGGTCTACCAGTACCATAGCAGAACCTTTTGAAAGGCATGCCATGATAGATAGGGTATAACCAAAGCAATGAAACAAAGGAACAGGTATACACAATCTGTCCTCTACGGTAAAGTTCATGCGAGAAGCTATAGCATCTCCGTTGTTGAGCAATCCGTAATGGGTAAGCATGACGCCTTTGGGAAAACCGGTAGTACCAGATGTATACTGTATATCGATCACTTCATGAGAATGCAGTTTCCTTTGCACTCTGTCAAGCATCTCATCTGGCACAGAATTCCCTATTTCCATAACCTCCTGAAAGCCGAAAACGCCAGGAAGGCTTTTATCCCCTATGTATACCACCGATTTCAAACGCGGCAATCGAGAACTTTTTAGAGCCCCCTTAGGGGATTTCTTTAATTCAGGCACCAGGTTATAAACGGTCTTTACATAATCTAAGTCTTTAAAGCCGTCAATGAACACCAGCGCCGCGGCGTCTGACTGCTTCAGTATATACTCCACCTCGTGCTGCTTGTACGCGGTGTTTATGCTGACGAGAGGAGCACCTATCTTGGCGGTAGCAAATAGGGTTACCACCCACTCAGGAATGTTAGTGGCCCAGATGGCCACGGGATCTCCTTTTTTTATTCCTATCTTCATAAGACCTTTTGCCATTCTATCTGCCATATTTTTCAGCGTGCGATAGGAATACCTCGCCTGGTCCTCAAATATTACAGCGTCATGATCAGGGTACTTTGATGCGATATAATCCAGGTATTGTCCTATAGTCATTTCTATCATCGGTTTGTTTCACTCCAATCGCTTAAGCTTAGAAATAGCAAGACTTTACAAAATGCTCAAAGATCCTGAGATTTTCCGGGCTTCTCTCCCACATGCGCTCGGGGTGCCATTGCACGCCCAGCAAAAATTTAGAACCAATCCCTTCTACTGCCTCGATGACACCGTCCTGTGAACGGCCAACCACTTTAAGGCACGACGCCACTTTTTTTACGGCTTGATGATGAAAAGAATTAACCGCCAGCGTCTTTTTACCCACTATGCGGTACAGCACGGAGCCTTCTACTATATCAACAGAATGAATGCCGTGATATGAAGGTGTATTGCCCTGATCGTGCATTACGGCTTCTTTTACCTGATCAGGTATGTGCTGGTAAAGGGTGCCCCCAAAAGCCACGTTTAACACCTGAATCCCCCTGCATATAGCCAGCACCGGCGCATTTTTTTTAGCGCACAGCTCTATCAACTTCAGCTCCATTCTATCCCTCTCAGGGGAAACCATGCCCAGATGCCTGTGAGGACCTTCACCGTATAAAGCCGGGTCTACGTCGCATCCCCCTGTGAGCAGAAGGCCGTCGATGTGGTTTACAACCTCCTGGGGATAATCGCCATCATGGCACATGGGGAGAATTACAGGTATACCTCCAGCAGCCCTTATGGCCTCATAATAACCCGATTTTATAAATGAATAACCCCTGTCATAGTCGTACGCAGATACCACCCCGATAACAGGCTTCATGGGCATCATTCCTTCCCGTGTAAATCCTCTACCTCAGATCGCTTGACTTTTTCCTTGGATTTAAGCTTTCTCATATTATAGGCCAAGACTGCCCCGAAGGCAAGCCCCATGCCACCCAGGCTGATAAGAGGTAAGTACAGATAAGGTAAAATGTCTTTCACGACGTTTTCCCCCCTGTGAGACGCTTTGGAAAAAGTATACCATTTTACAGTAGCCATTTCAAGCCATGAAACTATAAAAGGGGGTTGCCCTTGTGCTTTAAAT
The genomic region above belongs to Caldanaerobius polysaccharolyticus DSM 13641 and contains:
- a CDS encoding ABC transporter ATP-binding protein — translated: MDILKGLFEFARPYRRYFYLAGVFMFANIGLGMINPYLQKLLVNKVLLEKQKGLLVYLLMGMLAVSIVTSAFGYLYSYLVEYTSQRTIADIRHKMFNHLQEVSFSFYDKARTGELMSRLTGDLEGVRVFLPGGFLQFFNSTTTFVAYLVMLFTINWKLTLLTLILSPFLVTLSMRFDKKIRSAFDELRKQYAVLNTTLQENITGIKVVKAFAQEPMEIQKFKRENINNMNRGIDIGFISGRYSPVMWFIGDMSFVMLIWFGGYLVVKGQLSLGSLIQFNGYLWSMIWPLRALPNILNMYEQANASGERIFNLLNTRPQIKNPEHPVIPHKITGNIVFENVSLKYDEEMVLKNVNIDIPAGKKVAIMGATGSGKTSIVNLIGRYYDVTKGRVLVDGYDVRDLDLKALRRSIGIVMQETFLFSDTIKNNIAFGKPDATMDEIIAAAKAAQAHDFIMEMPEGYDTVVGERGVGLSGGQKQRIAIARAILKNPPILILDDATASVDMETEAEIQRNLSELAKGRTTIIIAHRISSVKDADEIIVLENGSIVERGTHKELMKLKGRYYRNFKEQFKAMFTDEMIEKMVKEVIA
- a CDS encoding gamma-glutamyl-gamma-aminobutyrate hydrolase family protein, translating into MKPVIGVVSAYDYDRGYSFIKSGYYEAIRAAGGIPVILPMCHDGDYPQEVVNHIDGLLLTGGCDVDPALYGEGPHRHLGMVSPERDRMELKLIELCAKKNAPVLAICRGIQVLNVAFGGTLYQHIPDQVKEAVMHDQGNTPSYHGIHSVDIVEGSVLYRIVGKKTLAVNSFHHQAVKKVASCLKVVGRSQDGVIEAVEGIGSKFLLGVQWHPERMWERSPENLRIFEHFVKSCYF
- a CDS encoding AMP-binding protein; amino-acid sequence: MIEMTIGQYLDYIASKYPDHDAVIFEDQARYSYRTLKNMADRMAKGLMKIGIKKGDPVAIWATNIPEWVVTLFATAKIGAPLVSINTAYKQHEVEYILKQSDAAALVFIDGFKDLDYVKTVYNLVPELKKSPKGALKSSRLPRLKSVVYIGDKSLPGVFGFQEVMEIGNSVPDEMLDRVQRKLHSHEVIDIQYTSGTTGFPKGVMLTHYGLLNNGDAIASRMNFTVEDRLCIPVPLFHCFGYTLSIMACLSKGSAMVLVDHFNPIRVMDAIQREKCTAVHGVPTMFITMLEHPDFNTYDFSSLRTGIMAGSVCPIKVMRAVVDRMNMKEITSVYGLTEASPGITQTSVYDTVEDRVTTVGYALPGVEVKIVDPATGKEVPPGVQGEVMARGYNVMKGYYKMPEETSKAIEPDGWLHTGDIGVMDHRGYLTITGRLKDMIIRGGENISPREIEDYLYHHPDIKDVQVVGVPDHKYGEEIMAYVIPKEGRRLTEQDVIEYAKAGLARFKVPKYVRFLDKFPVTASGKVQKYILREMAAKEIMRLK